In Methanococcus voltae, a single window of DNA contains:
- a CDS encoding MBL fold metallo-hydrolase has product MIVRLNGIGYDSNSYLIVDKLSILVDPGTPSNFENLRQEISKYTNKIDYIVNTHCHYDHAGSDYLFEEAYNAPVIIGPKDLLHLKNVDTVTVSRLFGVDMVPPKNILVINEVEEQLKEANIEFIETPGHTEGGLSLIYGDNLITGDTLFAYGVGRHDLPTGNIAELRDSINKLERVAYSKKIVNILPGHGETGDMSAFANATMFI; this is encoded by the coding sequence ATGATTGTACGGTTAAATGGTATTGGATACGATAGTAATAGTTATTTGATAGTTGATAAGCTGTCTATTTTGGTGGACCCAGGTACTCCGAGTAATTTCGAAAATTTAAGGCAAGAAATCTCAAAATATACTAATAAAATAGATTATATTGTAAACACTCATTGTCATTACGATCATGCAGGTAGTGATTACTTATTTGAAGAGGCTTACAATGCTCCTGTAATAATAGGTCCAAAAGATTTGCTTCATTTAAAGAATGTGGATACTGTAACCGTCAGTAGATTATTCGGAGTTGATATGGTACCTCCAAAAAATATACTGGTCATAAATGAGGTAGAAGAGCAATTAAAAGAAGCAAACATCGAATTTATCGAAACACCGGGACATACAGAAGGCGGTTTAAGTTTGATATATGGGGATAATTTAATAACTGGCGATACATTATTTGCTTATGGTGTCGGTAGGCATGATTTACCTACGGGAAACATTGCTGAACTAAGGGATTCCATAAATAAACTTGAAAGAGTTGCATACTCTAAAAAAATAGTAAATATATTACCCGGACACGGAGAAACAGGGGATATGAGTGCCTTTGCTAATGCAACAATGTTCATTTAA
- a CDS encoding biotin--[acetyl-CoA-carboxylase] ligase: MKFKVFKYDTVNSTNMIGHNLAKNGHNNFIVLSNTQTDGKGRLNRSWVSEKGGLYLSIVLDISKFEAIEHSNFIASLSVLTTLKEFSSAFNNSDGISYSIKWPNDILLNNCKICGILSELNIKENYIIIGIGVNLNNSLENIKNDYKAISLNQMFENTEKQQIDKNLFLTRLLSNFNNYLNMNSEDLINNYKLNSETLNKNVRIVLNDKELTGKVVNIDFNGLYLDTNSDLGIKLIEVGDCIHLR, translated from the coding sequence TTGAAATTTAAAGTTTTTAAATACGATACAGTAAATTCTACTAATATGATAGGTCACAATTTAGCAAAAAATGGTCATAACAATTTTATAGTCCTATCAAACACTCAAACAGACGGTAAAGGTAGATTGAATAGGAGTTGGGTGTCTGAGAAAGGCGGACTTTATTTATCCATCGTATTGGATATATCAAAATTTGAAGCAATCGAGCATTCTAATTTTATAGCTTCTTTAAGTGTTTTAACTACTTTAAAGGAATTTTCCAGTGCTTTTAATAATTCAGATGGCATAAGTTATTCTATAAAATGGCCAAATGATATATTGCTTAATAATTGTAAAATCTGTGGTATATTGTCCGAATTAAATATTAAGGAAAATTATATTATAATCGGAATAGGTGTAAATTTAAACAATTCTTTGGAAAATATTAAAAATGATTATAAAGCGATATCTTTAAATCAAATGTTTGAAAATACGGAAAAGCAACAAATCGATAAAAATCTATTCCTTACAAGACTATTATCGAATTTTAACAATTATTTGAATATGAATTCGGAAGATTTGATTAACAACTATAAATTAAATTCAGAAACTCTAAATAAAAATGTAAGAATAGTATTAAATGATAAAGAATTAACTGGAAAAGTTGTAAATATTGATTTTAACGGTTTATATTTGGATACAAATTCTGATTTGGGTATAAAATTGATTGAAGTTGGCGATTGTATTCATTTAAGGTGA
- a CDS encoding ATP-binding protein — protein sequence MDINMFMGIGRADSYKKTGKTKRHVKMSVGEANHMIFLGKSGYGKTTLMRGLVEEIYISHKMANIPALIIVLEKKTDHTKSEKILEIYETETNKTSDAKIYKKYGEWVWNYIEAYVKLQTQHKNKLGAMGDFAFGVPNIIGKFYKYDDKNTFLGRQGLQPYVFPTKRFVFRPRRRKEYIGMDNGWHMCKVFEGKIPYSKIPFSLLSSFGSLGEQTLYAQRLKNIWEVQGIKDPDTVMDIALSQENSSNPSSTYLRIAETMNRLKTDSLFSKKDTLFSNLSTDIINVIDFSSNSDLTHEEECLIFKFLVMHAINHASQTRTPIYFVVDEVQNMLTNEHGKWAVDKILREGRSMGINLITATQYMYGLPQSLLMGASHVGIIGRLASHTDWKVLNKLIDDFEDSVEPPDPVSTYTQYEDFKKKMKFKGWFSWDKSYTDRIEFRQPQSL from the coding sequence ATGGATATCAATATGTTTATGGGAATTGGAAGAGCTGATTCTTATAAAAAGACTGGAAAAACCAAAAGACACGTAAAAATGAGTGTAGGCGAAGCAAATCATATGATATTCTTAGGAAAATCGGGATATGGTAAAACTACACTAATGAGGGGTTTAGTTGAAGAAATCTATATTTCTCATAAAATGGCAAATATTCCTGCTTTGATTATTGTTTTAGAAAAGAAAACAGACCATACAAAGTCAGAAAAGATTTTAGAAATCTATGAAACAGAGACAAACAAAACAAGTGATGCTAAAATCTATAAAAAATATGGAGAATGGGTTTGGAACTATATTGAAGCATATGTAAAACTACAAACACAGCATAAAAATAAATTAGGAGCTATGGGTGATTTTGCTTTTGGTGTTCCTAATATAATTGGAAAATTCTACAAGTATGATGATAAAAATACATTTTTAGGACGTCAAGGCTTGCAACCTTATGTATTTCCAACAAAAAGATTTGTTTTTAGGCCACGACGAAGAAAAGAATATATTGGAATGGATAATGGTTGGCATATGTGCAAGGTCTTTGAAGGTAAAATTCCATATTCTAAAATTCCTTTTTCTTTATTGTCTTCTTTTGGAAGTCTGGGGGAGCAGACACTTTATGCACAACGATTAAAAAATATATGGGAAGTTCAAGGGATTAAAGACCCCGATACAGTTATGGATATTGCATTATCTCAGGAAAATAGTTCTAATCCTTCATCAACGTATTTAAGAATTGCAGAAACAATGAACCGATTAAAAACTGATTCATTATTTTCTAAAAAAGATACATTATTTTCTAATCTTTCAACCGATATAATAAATGTTATTGATTTTTCAAGTAATTCTGATTTAACTCACGAAGAAGAGTGTCTTATTTTTAAGTTTTTAGTCATGCATGCAATTAATCACGCATCACAGACACGAACACCCATATATTTTGTAGTTGACGAAGTTCAGAATATGTTAACCAATGAACACGGTAAATGGGCAGTTGATAAAATTTTAAGAGAAGGGCGTTCTATGGGTATCAACTTAATTACTGCAACTCAATATATGTATGGCTTGCCTCAATCACTATTGATGGGAGCTTCACACGTTGGAATTATAGGACGATTAGCATCACATACGGACTGGAAGGTATTAAATAAATTGATTGATGATTTTGAGGATTCGGTAGAACCGCCAGACCCAGTTTCTACATATACTCAATATGAAGATTTTAAAAAGAAAATGAAATTTAAGGGGTGGTTTTCTTGGGATAAATCATATACTGATAGGATAGAATTCCGACAACCTCAATCTTTATAG
- a CDS encoding recombinase family protein, translating into MKIGYARVSTRDQNLERQVEDLKKAGCEKIFLEKISGTKRNRPEFDKMFELLRADDVLIVTELTRISRSTKDLVEIVENCKSLNVEIKSLKESWLDTSSAHGKLLFTIFAGLAQFERDLTSERTKNGLDVARTRGRVGGRPKVDKSKLEMAIKLYNSGECTLKEIKEITGISKTTLYRYLKV; encoded by the coding sequence ATGAAAATTGGTTATGCAAGAGTGTCAACAAGAGACCAGAACCTGGAACGACAAGTCGAAGATTTAAAAAAAGCAGGTTGTGAAAAGATATTTTTAGAAAAGATTTCAGGAACTAAAAGAAATAGGCCTGAATTCGATAAAATGTTTGAATTACTTAGGGCAGATGATGTTTTAATCGTTACAGAACTTACACGTATTTCAAGAAGTACGAAAGATTTAGTTGAGATTGTTGAAAACTGCAAATCTTTAAACGTTGAGATTAAGAGTTTAAAAGAGTCTTGGCTTGATACCAGTTCTGCACACGGTAAATTATTATTTACTATTTTTGCCGGGTTAGCTCAGTTTGAAAGGGATTTGACATCAGAACGGACTAAAAATGGTTTAGACGTTGCAAGAACTCGGGGACGTGTCGGTGGTCGCCCTAAAGTTGATAAATCAAAATTAGAAATGGCTATTAAATTATATAATTCTGGTGAATGTACTTTAAAAGAAATAAAAGAAATCACTGGAATAAGTAAGACTACTTTGTATCGTTATTTAAAGGTATAG
- a CDS encoding DNA-binding protein, with product MSSGIGKNLDELLKSEKIEQTQNTQKLQSTQDNVNQSSNATNNEEGQDKIKNNGIDKNNMDKDEDNANNLTFKTNLDVSECDTIKLGDILEKMIEINTIVRVERIFDESEVRGTKVINVVVNDGTRKGLLSLWGNQRSLLKDVVVGDSILIKDAEAPKLYNNRIHLKITNSGNLIKIKSNLPSLNELLANGGSSSSSSRKTIADLREGDNTELRGLIVALHTKEPYFPLCEDCKKKMVLKKGYAVCKCGKKIDEEAEDLKWVFLVNVTLDDGTGTIRVTLNDENDFLDFKDLKKMVIDDENILELLNKKLMGLDIVVSGYAKHNDYFDETIFQSKFWHPSNPVDELKRYLTIEK from the coding sequence ATGTCAAGCGGTATTGGCAAAAATTTAGATGAACTTTTAAAGTCGGAAAAAATTGAGCAAACTCAAAATACTCAAAAACTACAAAGTACGCAAGATAATGTAAATCAATCATCTAATGCCACAAATAATGAAGAAGGGCAGGATAAGATAAAGAATAATGGTATTGATAAAAATAATATGGACAAAGATGAAGATAATGCCAATAATTTAACTTTCAAAACTAATTTAGATGTTTCAGAATGTGATACCATAAAACTTGGCGATATTTTAGAAAAAATGATAGAAATAAATACCATCGTTCGAGTGGAAAGAATATTTGATGAGTCAGAAGTTCGAGGGACAAAAGTGATAAACGTTGTGGTAAACGACGGTACTCGAAAAGGATTATTATCACTTTGGGGTAATCAACGTTCTCTATTAAAAGACGTAGTTGTGGGCGATTCTATATTGATAAAAGATGCAGAAGCCCCTAAATTATATAATAATAGAATACATTTAAAAATAACCAATTCTGGAAATTTAATTAAGATAAAAAGTAATTTGCCGAGTTTAAATGAGCTTTTAGCTAACGGTGGTTCGTCATCTTCCTCTTCTAGGAAAACCATAGCTGACTTACGTGAAGGAGACAATACTGAATTAAGGGGTTTAATTGTAGCCTTACATACAAAAGAACCATATTTCCCACTCTGTGAAGATTGTAAGAAGAAAATGGTGTTAAAAAAAGGTTATGCTGTTTGTAAATGTGGTAAAAAGATAGATGAAGAAGCTGAAGATTTAAAATGGGTATTTTTAGTAAATGTTACATTAGATGATGGTACAGGAACTATACGGGTAACGTTAAACGATGAAAATGATTTTTTAGACTTCAAAGACCTTAAAAAAATGGTAATTGATGATGAAAATATTTTGGAATTATTAAATAAAAAATTAATGGGTTTGGATATTGTAGTTTCAGGATATGCTAAACATAATGATTATTTCGACGAAACGATATTTCAATCTAAATTCTGGCACCCTTCAAATCCTGTAGATGAATTAAAAAGATATTTAACTATAGAAAAGTGA
- a CDS encoding OB-fold nucleic acid binding domain-containing protein: protein MALTRSVGIRLPISEIKNGNYIETSGQWESNYIESEKYGKITRVVLYGIISSKYTNLVKEFSAYTIDDLTEEVRIVGFKGISKIMNEFEKDDIVLIIGKVKKDKENEIYISPEIIKNVSIDNMILNTIENF from the coding sequence ATGGCACTAACAAGGTCGGTAGGCATAAGATTGCCAATTTCCGAAATCAAGAATGGTAATTATATTGAAACTTCGGGGCAATGGGAATCTAATTACATAGAAAGTGAGAAATACGGTAAAATAACTAGAGTAGTCCTTTATGGGATTATTTCGTCTAAATATACAAATTTAGTTAAGGAATTTTCCGCTTACACAATTGACGATTTAACTGAAGAGGTTAGGATCGTAGGTTTCAAAGGAATATCTAAAATAATGAACGAATTTGAAAAAGACGATATCGTGCTGATTATCGGCAAAGTTAAAAAGGATAAGGAAAACGAAATCTATATTTCTCCTGAAATTATCAAAAATGTAAGTATTGACAATATGATATTAAATACAATTGAAAATTTCTAA
- a CDS encoding winged helix-turn-helix transcriptional regulator: MYLKILSKKYVKEILYSLTKSDIDYSEFKEMFPETSKSALSRLLTELTDYKLIDKIMIPDSKYQIPSKKFKITPLGLEALKIYELNEKLINQLFSEFKNKKNSEVNEKGPKTVNSYDNVNGDNVIVNNSQNSSINVKK; encoded by the coding sequence ATGTATTTAAAAATATTATCAAAGAAATATGTTAAAGAAATTTTATATTCATTAACAAAAAGTGATATTGATTATTCAGAATTTAAAGAGATGTTTCCAGAGACTTCCAAGTCTGCACTTAGTCGTTTGCTTACGGAACTTACAGATTATAAATTAATTGATAAAATAATGATACCAGATTCTAAGTATCAAATACCATCTAAAAAGTTTAAAATTACTCCGCTGGGTTTGGAAGCTTTGAAAATTTACGAATTAAATGAAAAATTAATTAATCAACTATTTAGTGAATTTAAAAATAAGAAAAATTCCGAAGTAAATGAAAAAGGTCCTAAAACTGTAAATTCATACGATAATGTTAATGGCGATAATGTAATCGTTAATAACTCACAAAACTCTTCGATAAATGTAAAAAAATAA
- a CDS encoding S-layer protein yields the protein MSNNKSRLITTVFAIIFMIAIPVSAFAELETTTTKNNTIIANFVPTGTMEIAPESAGDAAGKVFVEYKLVADTNDISLAFDNAEYIKYSINEREWHNIAPDDDATLWLDVEFENCVIHYKAKTIDGNIYTTTIDWNKELKQATWSATGEKMDLKGLIFVEHILLYGEEKIPLKKDDVKLVAVKKEGKWVNLILDNYENLWFNEAKNTGDYEYIVITNDNLIYKATLNWNKSLVSGLKVVYAKNDKDHAKSLKNSAIQCTEDLKIKSSTILVGGPLTNALTKEYMNQFPVSITNSNPGKNKGTIQMTNIKSAKNDLVAEYNIVLLAGSDRYGTQAAVEYFKTLEEVPEEPITVLYTSDGPLLDE from the coding sequence ATGTCCAACAATAAAAGTAGGTTGATAACAACTGTTTTTGCAATTATTTTTATGATTGCCATACCTGTTTCAGCTTTTGCGGAATTAGAAACTACTACAACTAAAAATAATACAATTATAGCCAATTTTGTACCAACTGGTACTATGGAGATAGCCCCTGAAAGTGCGGGCGATGCTGCAGGCAAAGTGTTTGTAGAGTATAAATTAGTAGCAGATACAAATGATATTTCGTTAGCATTTGATAATGCAGAATACATTAAATACAGTATAAACGAAAGAGAATGGCATAATATAGCACCAGATGACGACGCGACTTTATGGCTTGATGTGGAGTTTGAAAATTGTGTAATACATTATAAAGCAAAAACGATCGATGGTAACATATACACTACGACAATAGATTGGAATAAAGAATTAAAACAAGCTACTTGGTCCGCCACTGGCGAAAAAATGGACCTTAAGGGGTTAATATTTGTAGAACATATCTTATTATACGGGGAAGAAAAAATACCTCTTAAAAAAGACGATGTTAAGTTAGTAGCTGTCAAAAAAGAAGGTAAATGGGTAAATTTAATATTGGATAACTATGAAAATTTATGGTTTAATGAAGCCAAAAATACTGGGGACTACGAATATATTGTAATTACAAATGATAATTTGATATACAAAGCTACATTAAATTGGAATAAAAGTTTAGTTTCTGGTTTGAAAGTAGTTTATGCAAAAAATGATAAAGACCATGCAAAATCATTGAAAAATTCAGCTATCCAATGTACTGAAGATCTTAAAATAAAAAGCAGTACAATTCTCGTTGGCGGTCCTTTGACAAACGCATTAACAAAAGAATATATGAACCAATTCCCCGTGTCAATTACAAATTCAAACCCTGGAAAAAATAAAGGTACCATACAAATGACTAACATTAAATCAGCAAAAAATGATTTAGTAGCTGAATATAATATTGTATTACTGGCGGGTTCCGATAGATATGGGACACAAGCTGCCGTAGAATACTTTAAAACACTTGAAGAAGTTCCTGAAGAACCCATAACTGTTCTTTATACATCCGATGGACCATTATTAGACGAATAA
- a CDS encoding AAA family ATPase → MSKFKIKSFDISKFSNDAYLGVKKEDTYLHSLLIRGANKTGKSTTVEALNYAIYGPECVNSKYPITNNSRTDIELENSDYNLKIYRSGNKKHKLIIKNKNTNETLPEITNHDEIQKNLIKIFNMEYNKLKELKYKTIYQNENNNLRKKGINELKNAISYYGGYYKENLELIEDEQLLNQIKKEIEKLDNSNNQIKKEIEKLDRNIKYNEQDQQNISQFIQYYESGELEKYFTTKKKNKEAENELKKLGQVVKEITRLQEEKRGMERSMDEINLYYENKIMDILKDILSSLNCPVCGGEIEEKSLKYRVEHKQCPFCGKKHDSIELYEKIKQKISLSKEQHPETIAKIDKLNKIISAKKDLRNNITKKNKKNPFYGLKNYTIRIVEKYDSIDSDEIKNEYSECKIKYKSYTESNQEYKDNIKKLDSDVEKNNNNIETLKNSKQTVSKHKTDLKTKLKQDIESYFLERLNYYYSYLFGSKADLIISSENNYIFSKPLAGNSNKYVNIFDSSIGQCQKKCLDMAIVLALSDMDLKNNISNLCYILMEEPSEGIYDDKDSEGNDIEHKQNLFELLNNKIKEGIQLIILSAEESYPDNLEIPEKNVLKLKHNYQDTLHGVENNG, encoded by the coding sequence ATGAGCAAGTTTAAAATTAAATCTTTTGACATATCTAAATTCTCAAATGATGCATACTTGGGCGTGAAAAAAGAAGATACTTACTTACATAGTTTATTAATCCGTGGAGCCAATAAAACAGGTAAATCAACTACAGTAGAAGCGCTTAATTACGCAATTTACGGTCCAGAATGTGTCAATAGTAAATATCCGATAACTAATAATTCAAGAACGGATATTGAATTGGAAAATTCGGATTATAATCTAAAAATCTACAGATCTGGAAATAAAAAACATAAATTAATAATTAAAAATAAAAATACTAATGAAACACTACCTGAAATAACAAATCATGACGAAATTCAAAAAAATTTAATCAAAATATTTAATATGGAATATAATAAATTAAAAGAACTTAAATATAAAACTATTTATCAAAATGAAAATAACAATTTAAGAAAAAAGGGTATTAATGAATTAAAAAATGCCATATCCTATTACGGAGGATATTATAAAGAAAATTTAGAATTAATAGAAGACGAACAGTTATTGAACCAGATCAAAAAAGAGATTGAAAAATTAGATAACTCCAACAACCAGATCAAAAAAGAGATTGAAAAATTAGATAGAAATATCAAATACAATGAACAGGATCAGCAGAATATTTCCCAATTTATTCAATATTATGAATCAGGTGAATTGGAAAAATATTTTACCACTAAAAAAAAGAATAAAGAAGCGGAAAATGAATTAAAAAAGTTAGGGCAAGTTGTAAAAGAAATCACCCGACTTCAAGAAGAAAAAAGAGGAATGGAACGATCAATGGATGAAATAAATCTATATTATGAAAATAAAATAATGGATATACTTAAAGATATATTATCTTCGTTAAATTGTCCCGTTTGTGGTGGCGAAATAGAAGAGAAATCTTTAAAGTATAGGGTTGAACACAAACAGTGTCCATTTTGTGGTAAAAAACATGATTCAATTGAATTATATGAAAAAATTAAACAAAAAATATCATTATCCAAAGAACAACACCCTGAAACAATTGCAAAAATTGATAAACTAAATAAAATTATATCTGCTAAAAAAGATCTTAGAAATAATATTACTAAAAAAAATAAAAAAAATCCATTCTATGGTTTAAAAAACTACACAATTAGAATTGTTGAAAAATATGATTCAATAGATTCTGATGAAATAAAAAATGAATATTCAGAATGTAAAATAAAATATAAATCATATACTGAATCTAATCAGGAATACAAAGACAATATTAAAAAACTTGATTCAGATGTTGAAAAGAATAATAATAACATAGAAACGTTAAAAAACAGTAAGCAAACAGTAAGCAAACATAAAACCGATCTAAAAACTAAATTAAAACAAGATATCGAATCTTATTTTTTAGAAAGGCTAAACTACTATTATAGTTACTTATTTGGTTCAAAAGCAGATTTAATAATATCTTCGGAAAATAATTATATATTTTCAAAACCCTTAGCTGGTAACTCCAATAAATACGTCAATATTTTTGATTCCTCAATTGGACAATGTCAAAAAAAATGTCTAGACATGGCAATTGTATTGGCTCTATCAGATATGGATCTTAAAAATAATATTTCTAACTTATGTTATATATTAATGGAAGAACCTTCAGAGGGCATATATGATGATAAAGATTCTGAAGGAAATGATATAGAACATAAACAGAATTTATTTGAATTATTGAATAACAAAATTAAAGAAGGTATTCAATTGATAATACTATCCGCAGAAGAATCCTACCCCGATAATTTAGAAATACCTGAAAAAAATGTTCTAAAATTAAAACACAATTATCAAGATACATTACATGGAGTGGAAAACAATGGATAA
- the cofC gene encoding 2-phospho-L-lactate guanylyltransferase, whose protein sequence is MIAAIIPVSPLSSVKTRLKEFLTPKERIELIKTMIMDTYEKVSPICDTCYIISKDNEVLNEFSEYGIVPIKEPPEINNLNDAVNYAINYVKEDSVLIAPADIPLIKNEDLKSILNTFTYDTDNNSNKSSILICPSRGGGTNLLLMSPKTCISPKFEGFSYVKHLEEANSKEVKISIVPSFYMSIDVNTVEDLGEIYIHGKNTLTYNYLKKIGIIVDSKHSSAGRFDVKRVLHSLPENTEIITLDSKVGKTAKN, encoded by the coding sequence ATGATTGCAGCAATAATACCTGTATCTCCACTTTCAAGCGTTAAGACAAGATTAAAAGAGTTTCTAACTCCAAAAGAGCGAATAGAACTTATAAAAACCATGATTATGGATACTTATGAAAAAGTAAGCCCCATATGTGATACTTGTTATATAATAAGTAAGGACAATGAAGTTTTAAATGAGTTTTCTGAATATGGCATAGTCCCAATAAAAGAGCCCCCTGAAATAAATAATTTAAATGACGCTGTGAATTATGCAATAAATTATGTGAAGGAAGATTCTGTATTAATAGCCCCTGCAGACATTCCTTTAATAAAAAATGAGGATTTAAAAAGTATATTAAATACTTTTACATATGATACGGACAATAATTCAAATAAAAGTTCGATATTGATATGTCCTTCTAGGGGCGGTGGCACTAATTTATTATTAATGAGCCCAAAAACTTGCATTTCTCCAAAATTTGAAGGATTTAGTTATGTAAAGCATTTGGAAGAAGCTAATTCCAAGGAAGTAAAAATTTCGATAGTACCATCATTTTATATGTCAATAGACGTAAATACTGTAGAAGATCTAGGGGAAATATATATACATGGTAAAAATACGCTTACTTACAATTATCTAAAGAAAATTGGAATAATTGTTGATTCAAAGCATTCTTCAGCCGGTAGATTTGATGTTAAAAGAGTACTTCATTCACTGCCCGAAAATACGGAAATAATAACATTAGATTCAAAAGTGGGAAAAACTGCTAAGAATTAA
- the argC gene encoding N-acetyl-gamma-glutamyl-phosphate reductase produces the protein MVSVSIIGGTGYTGSELLRLLANHSKIEEIEHITSRKESGNSILKIHPHLKSMGYDNLCFEDIALDKIDSDVVFCATPHGASMNIVPQLHEKGIKVIDLSGDYRFEDITMYEEWYNLKHTGKLNAVYGLPELHRDLIKKADLIANPGCFPTGAILSIAPLVDKGIIEERVIFDSKTGVSGAGVEPSQTTHYPNVNENIKPYKITSHRHTPEIEKELNKLVEISNKPVKVSFTPHLAPFTRGILTTAHTYLKENSLGISKEEIVDIYAKFYKNEHFVRVYDDEMVSLTGVRGSNFCDIAGFEIDRNGRLVMVSAIDNLVKGASGQAIQNMNIIMGFDEKEGINYCGLKP, from the coding sequence ATGGTTTCTGTATCTATAATTGGTGGTACGGGATATACTGGTTCAGAATTACTTAGATTACTTGCAAATCATTCAAAAATTGAAGAAATAGAGCATATTACATCGCGAAAAGAATCTGGAAATAGTATTTTAAAAATACATCCACATTTAAAATCTATGGGCTATGATAACCTATGTTTTGAGGATATTGCCCTCGATAAAATCGATAGTGATGTTGTATTTTGTGCAACCCCTCACGGTGCCTCTATGAATATAGTACCTCAATTACACGAAAAAGGAATTAAAGTAATTGATTTAAGTGGAGATTACAGATTCGAAGACATCACCATGTACGAGGAATGGTATAATTTAAAACATACTGGAAAATTAAATGCAGTATATGGTTTACCGGAATTACACAGGGATTTAATAAAAAAAGCAGATTTAATAGCAAATCCAGGCTGTTTCCCGACTGGTGCCATATTATCAATTGCGCCTCTTGTAGATAAGGGAATTATTGAAGAAAGGGTTATTTTTGACTCTAAAACAGGCGTTAGTGGTGCAGGAGTGGAACCAAGCCAAACTACACATTACCCTAATGTAAACGAAAATATAAAGCCTTATAAGATAACTAGTCACAGACATACCCCGGAAATAGAAAAAGAACTAAATAAATTAGTGGAAATTTCCAATAAACCGGTTAAAGTATCTTTCACCCCACATTTAGCTCCCTTTACCAGGGGTATATTAACTACTGCACATACGTATTTAAAAGAAAATAGTTTAGGCATATCTAAAGAGGAAATCGTAGACATATATGCAAAATTCTATAAAAACGAACATTTTGTTAGAGTTTATGATGACGAAATGGTTTCATTGACCGGCGTTAGAGGAAGTAACTTCTGTGATATCGCAGGCTTTGAAATCGATAGAAACGGTAGATTAGTAATGGTATCAGCCATAGATAACTTAGTAAAAGGTGCTAGTGGTCAGGCCATCCAAAATATGAATATAATAATGGGTTTTGATGAAAAAGAGGGTATAAACTATTGCGGTTTAAAACCTTAA